A window of Aurantibacillus circumpalustris genomic DNA:
CAAACGTTATAAGACTTGATGTAAGTGGTAACTACGATAATTTTATAGGACCTGCTACTGGTAACATTCTCGAGGTATGGAATATGGAGATTAATTGTAATGGAGATCTCATTATTTATGGAGGAGGAGCAACATCTGGTGAAATAATAAACACCAACACTGGGGTTATTTCTTTGTTGACAGGATTTAATCCAACAGTAACTGGCTGCTGTCAGGATATTTTATCTAACGCTATTGATGATGCGGGCAATATTTTTGTTTGTTATTCGGGACACGCATCTTTAAATAATAATCTCGCGCAAATAAGTCCAACGTTTACAAACACACTATGGCTTGCGCCAAGTGGATTTAACGTGTTCACATATTTGCAAAGCAAAACTCTTTATGTGGGAGCTACGGCAGGAAATGCTGTTGCCTTTAATGCCCTTGCTGTAAATGGTAATTATTTATACTATTATGATGGATCAAATTTAGCTGCGTATAATAAAACAAACGGAAGTATACTTGGTTCAGTCACAATTACAGGGCTCACTGGGAGGGTGCAGGGTGGCATAGCGGTTGATGACTGTGATCATATTTATATTGGCGGAAACGGGTCTGTTTTATCCTATTCGTTTAGTGGTTCTACATTTAGCGTTATGCCGTCTATTTCTTTAGGAACCACGGTTACTAATCAGTATGTGTACGACGTGCAACTTGATCGTATTAATAAAGTGTTACATGTAACAGGCAGTGGATTTGTCGGCACGTATTCTGCGATTAGCAGTCTCACTTGTAATTCAAACTACTGTAACTGTATGCTACCTCTTATAACTTTGAATACAGCTTCGGTAACCTGCCCAAACATAGGAGCTTCAACTGTAAATATTGTGGGCATTCCAGGCCCTTATACCTACTCGTGGACACCAACTAGTCAGACCACTTCGATAGCCACTGGCCTTAGTCCTGGAACATACACTGTAGCAATAACAAGTTTGAGTTGTAATACAAGTTATTCGGCAGAAACAACTTTCACAGCAGCTAATACTATTTCACTAACTATTAGCAGCACATCCATTACTTGCGCTAATCTTGGATCAGCAACTTTAGTACCATTTGGGATTCTGCCTCCCTATTCCTACACGTGGATGCCCACTTCGCAAAATAGTTCTGTAGCTTCGGGTTTAAGTCCAGGAAATTATACCGTATCAGTTTTTAGTGGTGGGTGCAATTTTAACTACACTACAACAACCTACTTTAATTCATTAATACCATTAACAGGTAATTTTAGTAATTCCGATAGTGTTACCTGCTTTGGTGCTGCAACAGGTACAGGAAATATTACTGGTATCGCAGGAGGCTCGGGTAACGAATTTTACTTTTGGGGAAACGGACTTAATACATATACAACCGCATATACCAATAGTTTAACTGCCGGTATTTGGTCAGTTAGCGCTACCGATGTATTAACGGGTTGCAAGATCTTTCAAACATTTTATGTATCGCAACCGCCTCAACTTGTGTTGCAGCTTTCATCTAATACGCCGACCAATTGTGTTGGAACTACGATTGTTTTAACTGGCACTAATGCCGGCGGGAGGCAGTTTACTAGCGGGCCTGCCTATAATTACACTTGGACAGGAGGTCCGGCAATTAACACACACAGTGTAAGTGAAATTGTTGCCGGTGTACATATGTACACTTTGAGTAGTTCAGATGCAAATAATTGTTTAACGAGTAACAGTATTCCAGTGGACTTTATCCCCAACCCAACATTGAGCGTAAGTAACGTGTCTATATGTCCATTAGAAACTGCGACATTAATCGCCGGAGGGGCTAGCTCCTACACCTGGAATTCTACTTTTGTGGGTGCAAATTTTTCGGCATCGCCTCTGGCAAATCAACAATTCACTGTTGTAGGGTCTGCTCTTTCCTGCACTGCGTCTGCCACAGCAAGTGTGATTTTAAAACCGGTGCCGGTTCCGTTCATACAAAGTAATAGTCCTAGATGTAACGGTGATAATCTTACATTACTTGGTATTGGTGGTGTTTCTTATAATTGGGTTGGTCCAACAAGCTATACTTCAGTAAACCAGAGTAATACCATTGGGCTGGTAGCACCTATCAATGCAGGGGTTTATAACTTAACGGTCACTGCCGCAAACACTTGTTCAGCATCAACATCTGCAACTGTGGTTGTAAACCCTACGCCAACACTCTCTGCAACGGGAAGTACGGTATGCACTACGCAAACATTAAATTTTTCTGTAATGGCTTTAACAGGTTCTAGTTACAAATGGACAGGTCCTCAGAATTATAATTCGGTGCTTCAAAATCCATCTATTATAAATCCAGCAACAAACACAAGTGGAACTTACACTATTAAAATAACAAGTATAGAAGGTTGTACTAATACCGCTATTACTCATGCAAGTGTTGTAAGTCCACCATCACTTAGTATTTCTTTGAGCAGTGGAAGCATTTGTTCGCAAGGATTTAATGGTTCGACAACTAGTCTTACTTTAAACACTTCAGGTGCTAATACGTATACACTGATTACTCCAAGCAATGTTTCGAATTCTAATCCTGCGGGTCCTTCTGCAACACTCACAAGCGTGGCTCCTTTTCTTTCTGGTGTAATAACGTTTACTTTAGAAGGTTCAAATGGGATTTGTACTTCAATCTCTACACGTAATTTTACAATCTTACCTAATCCGACAATAACGATAAGTTCTGGTTCACCAGCTATCTGTGCGAAGCAAAATTTTACCTACACAACTACCGGCGCAACAAATTATTTTTGGGGCTCCGATGTTACAGGACTTTCTCTATTAAATCAAGGACAACTGGCCATTGCTAGCCCTAGTGTAAGCTCGATTTATTCGGTTTATGGATCAAGTGTTGGTTGCAATAGCGAAACAAGGCACTCAACCATTACAGTTAATGCCATACCAGTTTTTAGCCTCAATCCAAGTACGCCTACCATTTGTTTGACTGGAAAAATTACTTTAGAAGCACTGGGCACTGCTGATAATTATTTATGGAATCCTTTTGCTGGTTTAAATAATATTGTTGGGAGTACTGTAATTGCAAGCCCTAGTACAGAGCAAACCTATACTGTGGTGGGTTCATTAAATAGTTGTACGGCTTCAGCTGCTATTACTGTTAGTGTTTTTGCACTTCCTACGCCAATGATTAATGTTATCAAAGATAAAGTTTGTGTAAATGAAACTATCACTCTTCAAGGCACAGGGGGAGAAAGATATGATTGGTACAGTCCTTTGGGTGCTTTACCAAACAATTCTAATATTGGTCAGAATGTGAGTTTCCTTGCAAATCACGCTGAGTTTAATGGTACTTATTCTTTGGTTGTTACAGATAAGAATGGATGTAAGGCGTTAGCAACAACCTTAATTACAGTTTATAGTTTGCCAACTTCATATATAAATAGCACTATAACAAGAGTTTGTGTGCCATTTGGTGCAGACTTCAATTGGGGCTCTGTATCAGACTCTAGTTTTAATATTGATATTAAATGGCGATTGGATACAAGTACTTTTTACGGCAAAAAATTCTCCTATCCTTTTACGAAACCGGGTAGTTATGTTATTACTGGTTTTTTCAAAGATACAATTACTAGCTGCAGTAATACAGGAACGTTTTTAGTAACGGCGCATCCACAACCTAAAGCTGATTTTATTTATAATCCTGAACATCCTGTGGAAGATGCAAATGAAGTGGTTTTTACAAATACTTCTGAGGGTGAACTTCAGCAAAAATGGAACTGGTATTTTATGAATAATGATGGTTTAAAATCAGAAAAAGAAATTTGTTTTTACACCTTTAAGGAGGCCGGTATTTACCCGGTAGCGCTTGTAGTTAGTGATGTTTGGGGATGTTCCGATACGGTTGTAAAGAATATTGCGGTTGATGAAGATTTTAATTTATTTGTCCCAAATGTGTTTACTCCTAATGGTGATAACCAAAATGATATTTTCTTGCCTATAATGAGAGGCGTAAAACTATATGAACTTACTATTTTTAACCGCTGGGGAGAGTTGATGTTTACTACAACAGATACACAGAGTGGTTGGAATGGCTATTATAAAGGTCAAATTTGTCAAAACGCTGTGTACACTTGGAAAATAAGTCTGTCTACAAAGTCTGGACAAATGAAGCAGTTAAACGGACACATTACCATTAGCAAGTGATTTTAACTGATGTAGAATTTGGTTGGGCTTGCTAGAATAATCTTGATAATTTTTATTTTTTATCTGCAGTTTTAGAACTCAAAAGTTTATCTTCTTTAATATCAATTACCTCCTCTATAAATTTCATTAACAAAGCCTTTTCTTTTTTTACTATAGGAGGAAAACTATCTGCTACCTTTATAATTGTGCTTATAAAATGGCATTTCATATCAGTACTGAAATAGTGAGAATTTGCTTTAATCTCTTTAATAGCCCAATTCATAGCAGTTTGAGTATCTGTTAGATCTTTAGAGAAAAGTTTAAAAATAATTTCAGTTTCAATAATATCTTTTGAGATACTTTGGCTAAATTCTTTTTTTAAAATATCGCTTAACATGGTTCTTTCTTCAACTTGAATAGCACCATCGGCCATTGCCATGGCATAACAAGCCTCTCCCAAGGCATAATAAAGATTTTTTACAGCTGTTTCCATTATTGTTTAATTAAAGAATTATAAAAGTTATTTCACTTAAACAAAGATAAAGCTATTTAGTATTTCTGAAAGTTTTATTGTGTTAAGATGGCTTAAAAGCTGTGTTCCTTGTGTTTAGCGGGCTTGTCTGATAAAGCGTGTTTAATTAATCTTTTTTATGTGCGTTTTTAAGCGTATTTTACATGGCTTAATTAAGTTTATATGACATCAGAAGGTATGAAGAAGTACCCGCGTTTTGTTGCGGTTGATAAGACAGTTTTTTTTCCAACATTGCAAAAAAGGGTAAGTGATTATTTCAAAGAGAATAATATCTCCAGAAATGCAAATGCTGCAATGGTTATAAAAACAATTGTATTGTTATCAGGGTTTGTTGTACCTCTTATTTTGATGATCGTATTGCACCTTAAACCATGGGCAGTATTAACATTATATACGGTTATGGGTTTTGCAAAAGCCGGAATTGGTATGTCGGTAATGCATGATGCGAATCATGGGGCCTATTCAAAAAACAAACAGGTGAATACTTGGTTAGGATATAGTCTCAACTTAATTGGAGGGATGGTTTTTAATTGGAAACTTCAACATAACGTACTTCACCATACTTACACGAATATTCATGGTATGGACGATGATATTGAAGAAAAATTGGTTCTTCGTTTTTCTCCGCATTCTGCACCTCGTAAATTTCATAAGTTTCAATTTTTGTATGTGTTTTTCTTTTACGGAATTCTTACTTTTTATTGGGTTTTAGCGAAAGATATAATTCAGTATTATAAATACAGGAAAAATGGCGTTAATCGTTTTAGTACCAGTGAAAACAGATCTTATTTCTGGAGAATGATTTTTTTAAAATTATTTTATATCGCTTATGTGATTATTTTGCCTATTGTATTTCAAGATTATTCAATTGGATTAATAATAGGAGGTTTTTTACTTTCTCATTTTATTGGAGGTTTGGTATTGGGTATTGTTTTTCAACTGGCGCACTCTGTTCAGGAAGCAGAATTTCCATTACCAAATGAGTCTAACGTTATAGAAGAAGATTGGGCTGTACATCAAATGAAAACAACAGTTAATTTTGCTCGTGAGAACAAACTGTTATCTTGGTATGTGGGTGGCCTGAACTATCAGGTAGAGCATCATTTATTTCCGAATATTTGCCACGTGCATTATCCTGAAATATCCAAAATCGTTGAAGAAACCGCAAAGGAGTTTAATGTGCCTTATTTGTGTGCGGATACGCTTAAAAAGGCTCTGGGATCACATTTGAGGATGCTTAAAAAGTTTGGTTATACTTTTGAGTTGGATGTGGCGGCGATGTAAAGAAATTAATGTAAAACAAAAAAAACGAGTAAATACTTATTTACTCGTTTTTTTTGTTTCTCCAACAGACTATGTTGGTTCTGTTTTTGTATGTTTTTGAAGGCCACTGCCAACGAGGGTTTAGTCTATACAGATACCGCAGTTTTACTCACTTGTCGGTAAAGAAAAGAAGTGCAAATATGTCTTCTTGCAAAACGCGCTTGAGAATCGGCATTGATAAATTTCGCATAGGTGTTTTCAGGAACGCCGATGTATTCATAAGCGCTTCCATCAGAAAAATCAATTCTTAAACGTTTTGTTTTGTATTGAATATCGGCTATTCCAGATGTACTAAATGTTTTGGTGTAGTTTTCAAGATTGGATTCAGCGGTTTCTTTAGAGATACTAACCAAGGTATGATAAGCTTCAATAATCTGTTTGCTTTTTTCTTCTGCTAGAACTTTATTTTCGTCGTCATCTTGAAACTTATCAGGATGATATTCTTTCATGAAATTACGGTACAGGGTTTTAAGGTCATTTAATGTAATGTCCTTGTCAGCACCCATTAATTTTCGGTATTCTATTATTTTTTTCATGCCTGCTCTGTGTTCAATGTTTTGCGCTGCTTAAGCGGCCGCAAAGATACTCTATTTATAGGTTCAAGACTGTTAAAAAGCCAGATATATCCAGTTTACGAGATCCGAATAGAATAATAATTAAGAGAGACAATTAAATCCTGCCATCTAATCTTCTTTAATCACCTTAAAAGTTTGTAAATCCTTTTGAGCAATTGCTTTCACTAAATAAATGCCATTGCTAAATTCGGTCAGATTAATAACATGTATGCCGTTTTGAAAAAAATCATGCAAAACAATACTGCCAAGTGTATTGTAAATATAAATTTCAGTGTACATAACGGTTTCCACAGTGAAGTAACCATTATTTGGATTTGGATATAATTTTAGAATTCCATTGTTGTGGAACAATTCTTCAATTTCAGTACAGTTTGAAACTTGTATAGTAATTACTTTATTATTCTTACATCCAGTTGTGTTGTCTGTTCCGCTAACAGTATAAGTGGTGGTTGAACCTGGTGAAAATACGGCAAGTGATCCAGTGGTTGTAGTCGGGTTCCAATTATAAACATTCGCACCGCTTGCTGTTAAGTTTGTAGTTTCACCAGTACAGATCGTAAAGCTACCTGTTACATTTATAGTTGGATTGGAATAAATAGTGATGCTGCTTGTTGCCGTAGCAGTGCATGAATTAACATCAGATACAGTCATTGTATAAACACCGGAATTGTTTAGTGAAACCTGTGAAATTATCGGGTTCTGTAGACCCGAACTAAAACCAAACGGCCCGGTCCAAGAATAATTAATTCCACCAGTTCCGTTAATACTTAATGTTTGTCCAACACAAAGCGATGCATTGCTGCTGATGCCTGCTATGGGCTTGGCTAAGACATTGACAGAAACTGAGTTTGTGGACATACAACCTAAGGCATCAGAGCCTGTTACGCTATAAATTGCACTTGTCGTTGGACTGACGGTAAAGGTATTCCCCGCAATGTTTCCAGGCGACCAGTTATAGGAAATAGCGCCAGAGGTAGTAAGTGTCGCAATTGTCTGTGGGCAAATTGAAACGTTTGAAACAATTAGTATTGGTCCCATAACAAAATACACTGAAATTGTTGTCGTTCCCATACAGCCTTTAGAATCTGTGGCAATCACAGTGTAAATATAATTTCCTGCCTGGCTCTCATTAACAACATTAAGATAAGCCGGCTGCCCATTGACCCATGTATATTGAAGAACCGGTGTGCCGCCAGACGAATTGGCGGCCATGGAAACTGCAGTACCAACGCAGGCTGTGGGTGATGAAACGGTTATTGTAGTAGTAATGGGTAATGGTTGAAGGATCTGTAGCGTTTTTGTAACGGAGCACTGACTGGTAACATCCAGGATGCTAACTGAATAAAGCCCTGCTGCGAGGCTGTTTACTGTTGCTGAATTAAGAGGACTTCCGCTCCAGGTATAACTATAGGTTCCGGAACCGCCTGCTGGAAACACTGTTGCCCCTCCAGTAGCACTTCCGTAACAAGATGCGAGGAGTGTATTAACGGACGCTGAAATAACAGTATTACTAATTACAGTAGTTGTACTGAATATACAGCCATTACTGTTTCCATTATCTTTTATATCGACAGTATAGACCCCCTGACTTAAATTGGTTGCTGACTGCGTATTTTGCAGACCTGGACTCCATGTATAGGAATAAGGTCCAACCCCTCCGGTAACATTGGCTGTAGCAGAACTCGGTGCGCAGGTGGGTGGAGGTGAGAGAATCGAAACGGTAGGCATGTTGTTAATAACAATTGTTTGCCGCAAGGTATCTGATTTGCCGCAGAGATAATTTGAAACCAATTGAACAGTGAAAGTACCAGAACTGCTATATGAATGTGTAGGACTGGCGAGGGTAGAAGTATTAGCAGTGCCAGAAGACGGATCACCGAAATTCCAGGAACAGGTGCTAAGGGTATAGCCAGTAAATGGGCAGATAGAAGGCGTGTTATAAGCCAAGGTATTACAATTCACAAAAGGCACAAAGCTGAATGTAAAAGGAGATGGCGCCTGTTCAAAAAAATTGCTTACAAAATTTGGCAGTCCAAGCTGGCAGATATTGGTCCCCAAAGACTGGCCGTTGATAGAATAATTGCTTGCCGCACTAAAATTATTGGGATTGTTGATCACCCCAAGCGTCGTTTGGCCGGGCTTGGCTATATAAATTTTACCATCCACACCCAATTGCATGGTTCCTTTTGTTTTCGCAGTATCATTACTATTTTCACCAGGATCAAGAATTGTGCCTATGTAAACCAGTGGAGGCACACAAAAATTCATCTGAGCCACTGCTCCATTATAGTTATAATAGAACCTTTTTCCATCAGGAGAGAATTCACAGCCATACGCCCAGGCGCGGCCCAGTGTATTA
This region includes:
- a CDS encoding KTSC domain-containing protein, translated to MKKIIEYRKLMGADKDITLNDLKTLYRNFMKEYHPDKFQDDDENKVLAEEKSKQIIEAYHTLVSISKETAESNLENYTKTFSTSGIADIQYKTKRLRIDFSDGSAYEYIGVPENTYAKFINADSQARFARRHICTSFLYRQVSKTAVSV
- a CDS encoding DUF7948 domain-containing protein; protein product: MGKEKILFVYDHLGEKISFTSKGLIYEFVKPPLQKKINPSEEEEEEEKNEEESLVKVRVLMNWLDANSSVEINSSAKQSHYFTYGVKEYNSSTFKKITYKNIYKNIDIEYWIPTDKTHGIKYNIILHTGAKVQDIKMKYSGAIKNMTILETGDLLVKTRLENIMERAPVSFYEDKTPVASNFVLHKNIVSFSLSVAPDDSRDLIIDPWITAITTLSNNNYGYDVDYDVNGNTFIYGGNVAGGSRCKEAMYNSTGTLIWTFSGLLVTPAPVWNSGTTWSSNFKVHKLTGKTYVSRNQGLPNVIRLDVSGNYDNFIGPATGNILEVWNMEINCNGDLIIYGGGATSGEIINTNTGVISLLTGFNPTVTGCCQDILSNAIDDAGNIFVCYSGHASLNNNLAQISPTFTNTLWLAPSGFNVFTYLQSKTLYVGATAGNAVAFNALAVNGNYLYYYDGSNLAAYNKTNGSILGSVTITGLTGRVQGGIAVDDCDHIYIGGNGSVLSYSFSGSTFSVMPSISLGTTVTNQYVYDVQLDRINKVLHVTGSGFVGTYSAISSLTCNSNYCNCMLPLITLNTASVTCPNIGASTVNIVGIPGPYTYSWTPTSQTTSIATGLSPGTYTVAITSLSCNTSYSAETTFTAANTISLTISSTSITCANLGSATLVPFGILPPYSYTWMPTSQNSSVASGLSPGNYTVSVFSGGCNFNYTTTTYFNSLIPLTGNFSNSDSVTCFGAATGTGNITGIAGGSGNEFYFWGNGLNTYTTAYTNSLTAGIWSVSATDVLTGCKIFQTFYVSQPPQLVLQLSSNTPTNCVGTTIVLTGTNAGGRQFTSGPAYNYTWTGGPAINTHSVSEIVAGVHMYTLSSSDANNCLTSNSIPVDFIPNPTLSVSNVSICPLETATLIAGGASSYTWNSTFVGANFSASPLANQQFTVVGSALSCTASATASVILKPVPVPFIQSNSPRCNGDNLTLLGIGGVSYNWVGPTSYTSVNQSNTIGLVAPINAGVYNLTVTAANTCSASTSATVVVNPTPTLSATGSTVCTTQTLNFSVMALTGSSYKWTGPQNYNSVLQNPSIINPATNTSGTYTIKITSIEGCTNTAITHASVVSPPSLSISLSSGSICSQGFNGSTTSLTLNTSGANTYTLITPSNVSNSNPAGPSATLTSVAPFLSGVITFTLEGSNGICTSISTRNFTILPNPTITISSGSPAICAKQNFTYTTTGATNYFWGSDVTGLSLLNQGQLAIASPSVSSIYSVYGSSVGCNSETRHSTITVNAIPVFSLNPSTPTICLTGKITLEALGTADNYLWNPFAGLNNIVGSTVIASPSTEQTYTVVGSLNSCTASAAITVSVFALPTPMINVIKDKVCVNETITLQGTGGERYDWYSPLGALPNNSNIGQNVSFLANHAEFNGTYSLVVTDKNGCKALATTLITVYSLPTSYINSTITRVCVPFGADFNWGSVSDSSFNIDIKWRLDTSTFYGKKFSYPFTKPGSYVITGFFKDTITSCSNTGTFLVTAHPQPKADFIYNPEHPVEDANEVVFTNTSEGELQQKWNWYFMNNDGLKSEKEICFYTFKEAGIYPVALVVSDVWGCSDTVVKNIAVDEDFNLFVPNVFTPNGDNQNDIFLPIMRGVKLYELTIFNRWGELMFTTTDTQSGWNGYYKGQICQNAVYTWKISLSTKSGQMKQLNGHITISK
- a CDS encoding fatty acid desaturase family protein → MTSEGMKKYPRFVAVDKTVFFPTLQKRVSDYFKENNISRNANAAMVIKTIVLLSGFVVPLILMIVLHLKPWAVLTLYTVMGFAKAGIGMSVMHDANHGAYSKNKQVNTWLGYSLNLIGGMVFNWKLQHNVLHHTYTNIHGMDDDIEEKLVLRFSPHSAPRKFHKFQFLYVFFFYGILTFYWVLAKDIIQYYKYRKNGVNRFSTSENRSYFWRMIFLKLFYIAYVIILPIVFQDYSIGLIIGGFLLSHFIGGLVLGIVFQLAHSVQEAEFPLPNESNVIEEDWAVHQMKTTVNFARENKLLSWYVGGLNYQVEHHLFPNICHVHYPEISKIVEETAKEFNVPYLCADTLKKALGSHLRMLKKFGYTFELDVAAM
- a CDS encoding T9SS type A sorting domain-containing protein, which encodes MRNSLKYFFVLFLIHLSQTGQSQNETKNWYFGNNAGLSFSATPPSTLSNGALNAMYGNASISDAAGNLLFYTDGMTIWDQTHSVMANGGGLTGTNSAQSSVIAKRPASANLYYVFTMQGGGGNAGLNYSIVDMSLASGNGSVTVKNATLYAAPCEEKIAATKACNQSDVWVMVHEINSDNFRAYLLTSAGVSTTAVVSPMTNTFTPTPNNGPSRCGTLKFSPNGKKLAAVYTESCQSGWISYFTWEIFNFDNSSGILSNPQAFISGVTSCTNTLGRAWAYGCEFSPDGKRFYYNYNGAVAQMNFCVPPLVYIGTILDPGENSNDTAKTKGTMQLGVDGKIYIAKPGQTTLGVINNPNNFSAASNYSINGQSLGTNICQLGLPNFVSNFFEQAPSPFTFSFVPFVNCNTLAYNTPSICPFTGYTLSTCSWNFGDPSSGTANTSTLASPTHSYSSSGTFTVQLVSNYLCGKSDTLRQTIVINNMPTVSILSPPPTCAPSSATANVTGGVGPYSYTWSPGLQNTQSATNLSQGVYTVDIKDNGNSNGCIFSTTTVISNTVISASVNTLLASCYGSATGGATVFPAGGSGTYSYTWSGSPLNSATVNSLAAGLYSVSILDVTSQCSVTKTLQILQPLPITTTITVSSPTACVGTAVSMAANSSGGTPVLQYTWVNGQPAYLNVVNESQAGNYIYTVIATDSKGCMGTTTISVYFVMGPILIVSNVSICPQTIATLTTSGAISYNWSPGNIAGNTFTVSPTTSAIYSVTGSDALGCMSTNSVSVNVLAKPIAGISSNASLCVGQTLSINGTGGINYSWTGPFGFSSGLQNPIISQVSLNNSGVYTMTVSDVNSCTATATSSITIYSNPTINVTGSFTICTGETTNLTASGANVYNWNPTTTTGSLAVFSPGSTTTYTVSGTDNTTGCKNNKVITIQVSNCTEIEELFHNNGILKLYPNPNNGYFTVETVMYTEIYIYNTLGSIVLHDFFQNGIHVINLTEFSNGIYLVKAIAQKDLQTFKVIKED